In Panthera uncia isolate 11264 chromosome B4, Puncia_PCG_1.0, whole genome shotgun sequence, one genomic interval encodes:
- the MIP gene encoding lens fiber major intrinsic protein isoform X2, whose protein sequence is MRLMSLLRAFCYMAAQLLGAVAGAAVLYSVTPPAVRGNLALNTLHPGVSVGQATTVEIFLTLQFVLCIFATYDERRNGRLGSVALAVGFSLTLGHLFGMYYTGAGMNPARSFAPAILTRNFTNHWVYWVGPIIGGGLGSLLYDFLLFPRLKSVSERLSILKGARPSDSNGQPEGTGEPVELKTQAL, encoded by the exons ATGTCGCTGCTCCGTGCCTTCTGCTATATGGCAGCCCAACTCCTGGGAGCCGTGGCTGGAGCCGCCGTGCTGTATAGTGTTACTCCGCCTGCCGTTCGAGGAAACCTAGCACTTAATACG TTGCACCCTGGGGTAAGTGTGGGCCAGGCCACCACGGTGGAGATCTTCCTGACACTCCAGTTTGTGCTCTGCATCTTTGCCACATACGACGAGAGGCGGAATGGCCGCCTGGGATCTGTGGCCCTCGCTGTTGGCTTCTCCCTCACCCTGGGTCATCTCTTTGGG ATGTATTATACTGGTGCAGGCATGAACCCTGCCCGCTCCTTTGCTCCTGCCATTCTCACCAGAAACTTCACCAACCACTGG GTATACTGGGTGGGCCCAATCATTGGAGGAGGACTAGGCAGTCTCCTCTAcgactttctcctcttcccccggCTTAAGAGTGTTTCTGAGAGACTGTCTATTCTCAAGGGTGCCAGGCCCAGTGACTCCAATGGACAACCAGAGGGCACAGGGGAACCTGTTGAACTGAAGACCCAGGCCCTGTGA
- the MIP gene encoding lens fiber major intrinsic protein isoform X1 — translation MWELRSASFWRSIFAEFFATLFYVFFGLGASLRWTPGPLHVLQVALAFGLALATLVQAVGHISGAHVNPAVTFAFLVGSQMSLLRAFCYMAAQLLGAVAGAAVLYSVTPPAVRGNLALNTLHPGVSVGQATTVEIFLTLQFVLCIFATYDERRNGRLGSVALAVGFSLTLGHLFGMYYTGAGMNPARSFAPAILTRNFTNHWVYWVGPIIGGGLGSLLYDFLLFPRLKSVSERLSILKGARPSDSNGQPEGTGEPVELKTQAL, via the exons ATGTGGGAACTGCGGTCAGCCTCCTTCTGGAGGTCCATATTTGCTGAGTTCTTTGCCACCCTCTTCTATGTCTTTTTTGGACTAGGGGCTTCACTGCGTTGGACCCCTGGACCCCTGCATGTTCTGCAGGTGGCTCTGGCCTTTGGCCTGGCCCTGGCTACGCTGGTGCAGGCTGTGGGCCACATCAGTGGAGCCCATGTCAATCCTGCAGTCACTTTTGCCTTTCTTGTGGGTTCCCAGATGTCGCTGCTCCGTGCCTTCTGCTATATGGCAGCCCAACTCCTGGGAGCCGTGGCTGGAGCCGCCGTGCTGTATAGTGTTACTCCGCCTGCCGTTCGAGGAAACCTAGCACTTAATACG TTGCACCCTGGGGTAAGTGTGGGCCAGGCCACCACGGTGGAGATCTTCCTGACACTCCAGTTTGTGCTCTGCATCTTTGCCACATACGACGAGAGGCGGAATGGCCGCCTGGGATCTGTGGCCCTCGCTGTTGGCTTCTCCCTCACCCTGGGTCATCTCTTTGGG ATGTATTATACTGGTGCAGGCATGAACCCTGCCCGCTCCTTTGCTCCTGCCATTCTCACCAGAAACTTCACCAACCACTGG GTATACTGGGTGGGCCCAATCATTGGAGGAGGACTAGGCAGTCTCCTCTAcgactttctcctcttcccccggCTTAAGAGTGTTTCTGAGAGACTGTCTATTCTCAAGGGTGCCAGGCCCAGTGACTCCAATGGACAACCAGAGGGCACAGGGGAACCTGTTGAACTGAAGACCCAGGCCCTGTGA